In Calonectris borealis chromosome 20, bCalBor7.hap1.2, whole genome shotgun sequence, a genomic segment contains:
- the NUP85 gene encoding nuclear pore complex protein Nup85 isoform X1, which yields MEELDTEPPLMVVPGADPSARQLCFAWGPAEVLVCETLFGRRGESPSRGEGGPGRALLPGTLTAYVAGTGEGGSSSSRLFVVRKDQDIYIQTLRKLFNESHGIFIGLQRSEEELAGKSRKAQLVQVSKNYRSVIRACMEDMHQAAILTRDPALHSQYSTQVSILSAMELIWNLCEILFVEAAAAGPLLLRLLDWVRLHVCDVDNMVHEVLSSENPSKHELFWNVVDVFVLQGRMDEARHLLSKEASANPTSVNMYKILDDLMKKMPVPSLGNTQTLTEIELKWQHWHEECQRYLQDGTFASNSHMESICKILLGDEDAILEKKDLMTTWYHFLVTRLLYSHPTVKPMELRFYAQSSMDLFLGGESSPEPLDTILMAAFEFEMHQVIKECSIALSNWWFVAHLTDLLDHCKLLQSHNLYFGSNMREFLLLEYASGLFSHHSLWQLGVDYFDHCPEYGRVYLELHIERIPLNTEQKALKVLRICEQRQMHEQVRSICKIMAMKALRNNRLGSALSWSIRAKDAAFATLISDRFLKDYCESGCFSDLDLIDNLGPSMLLSDRLTFLGKYREFHRLYGEKRFSEAAKLLLMLMTAHIAPCSFWMTLLTDALPLLEQKEVIFSAEQTYELMRCLEDLTAGKSDKQKFQDDDVETMKVEMLRLALARNLARVIVKEGTLEGS from the exons ATGGAGGAGCTGGACACCGAGCCACCGCTGATG GTGGTGCCGGGCGCGGACCCGTCCGCCAGGCAGCTGTGCTTCGCCTGGGGTCCCGCGGAGGTGCTGGTGTGCGAGACCCTCTTCGGCCGCAGAGGTGAGTCCCCGTCCCGGGGCgagggcgggccgggccgggcgcttcTGCCCGGGACCCTGACTGCGTATGTTGCAGGCACCGGGGAGGGAGGGTCGAGCTCCTCCCGCCTCTTCGTGGTCCGCAAGGACCAGGACATCTACATCCAGACCTTGCGGAAACTCTTCAACGAGTCGCACGGGATCTTCATCGGCCTCCAGCGGAGCGAGGAGGAGCTGGCGGGGAAGTCGAGGAAAGCACA ATTGGTTCAAGTGAGTAAAAACTACCGATCGGTGATAAGAGCCTGTATGGAAGACATGCACCAGGCAGCTA TTTTAACCCGGGACCCTGCCCTGCACAGCCAGTATAGTACTCAG gtttctATTCTCTCTGCAATGGAGCTGATCTGGAACTTGTGTGAGATTCTGTTTGTTGAAGCAGCTGCAG CTGGTCCCCTTCTGCTTCGCCTGCTTGACTGGGTTCGGCTTCATGTCTGTGATGTGGACAACATGGTCCATGAAGTTCTGAGCAGTGAAAATCCATCGAAACATGAGCTCTTCTGGAATGTG GTGGATGTCTTTGTGCTGCAAGGCCGAATGGATGAAGCACGGCACTTGCTCTCCAAGGAAGCCAGTGCCAATCCCACGTCGGTTAACATGTACAAAATCTTGGATGACTTGATGAAGAAGATGCCTGTGCCCAGT CTTGGCAACACCCAGACACTGACCGAGATCGAGCTGAAATGGCAGCACTGGCATGAAGAATGTCAGCGGTACCTACAGGATGGAACTTTTGCTTCCAATTCCCACATGGAGTCCATCTGCAAG ATCCTGCTGGGAGATGAGGATGCCATACTAGAGAAAAAGGATCTCATGACTACTTGGTACCACTTTCTGGTTACCCGACTCCTGTATTCTCATCCAACTGTGAAGCCAATGGAACTGCGGTTTTATGCACAG TCTAGTATGGACCTGTTCCTGGGTGGAGAAAGCAGCCCTGAGCCTCTAGACACGATTTTAATGGCAGCCTTTGAATTTGAGATGCATCAAGTGATCAAGGAATGCAG CATTGCCCTGAGCAACTGGTGGTTTGTGGCTCATCTGACTGACCTCCTGGACCACTGTAAACTCCTGCAATCTCACAATCTCTA ttttggtTCAAATATGCGTGAATTCCTTCTGCTAGAGTATGCCTCAGGACTTTTCTCCCATCACAg ccTGTGGCAGCTGGGGGTAGATTACTTTGATCACTGTCCAGAATACGGCAGGGTATATTTGGAGCTTCATATTGAACGGATACCCCTTAACACAGAACAGAAGGCCCTCAAAGTGCTGAGGatctgcgagcagagacagatgCATGAACAAG TTCGTAGCATCTGTAAAATCATGGCCATGAAAGCTCTGCGGAATAATCGCTTGGGCTCTGCCCTGTCGTGGAGCATCAGAGCTAAGGATGCCGCTTTTGCTACACTAATATCGGATCG ATTCCTTAAGGACTATTGCGAGAGTGGATGCTTCTCTGACTTAGACCTCATTGATAATTTGGGACCATCCATGCTGCTTAGTGACCGGCTAACATTTCTTG GGAAGTACCGAGAATTCCACCGGCTCTATGGGGAGAAGCGGTTTTCTGAAGCTGCCAAATTGCTTTTGATGTTGATGACGGCTCACATTGCTCCTTGCTCCTTCTGGATGACCCTGCTGACAGATGCCCTTCCCCTGCTGGAGCAGAAAGAG GTCATATTTTCAGCAGAGCAGACTTACGAGTTGATGCGATGCCTGGAAGACTTGACAGCAGGGAAGTCAGATAAGCAGAAATTCCAG GATGATGACGTCGAGACTATGAAAGTGGAAATGCTGAGACTTGCTCTTGCACGAAATCTTGCACGAGTCATCGTCAAAGAAGGCACGTTGGAAGGATCTTGA
- the NUP85 gene encoding nuclear pore complex protein Nup85 isoform X2, with amino-acid sequence MEELDTEPPLMVVPGADPSARQLCFAWGPAEVLVCETLFGRRGTGEGGSSSSRLFVVRKDQDIYIQTLRKLFNESHGIFIGLQRSEEELAGKSRKAQLVQVSKNYRSVIRACMEDMHQAAILTRDPALHSQYSTQVSILSAMELIWNLCEILFVEAAAAGPLLLRLLDWVRLHVCDVDNMVHEVLSSENPSKHELFWNVVDVFVLQGRMDEARHLLSKEASANPTSVNMYKILDDLMKKMPVPSLGNTQTLTEIELKWQHWHEECQRYLQDGTFASNSHMESICKILLGDEDAILEKKDLMTTWYHFLVTRLLYSHPTVKPMELRFYAQSSMDLFLGGESSPEPLDTILMAAFEFEMHQVIKECSIALSNWWFVAHLTDLLDHCKLLQSHNLYFGSNMREFLLLEYASGLFSHHSLWQLGVDYFDHCPEYGRVYLELHIERIPLNTEQKALKVLRICEQRQMHEQVRSICKIMAMKALRNNRLGSALSWSIRAKDAAFATLISDRFLKDYCESGCFSDLDLIDNLGPSMLLSDRLTFLGKYREFHRLYGEKRFSEAAKLLLMLMTAHIAPCSFWMTLLTDALPLLEQKEVIFSAEQTYELMRCLEDLTAGKSDKQKFQDDDVETMKVEMLRLALARNLARVIVKEGTLEGS; translated from the exons ATGGAGGAGCTGGACACCGAGCCACCGCTGATG GTGGTGCCGGGCGCGGACCCGTCCGCCAGGCAGCTGTGCTTCGCCTGGGGTCCCGCGGAGGTGCTGGTGTGCGAGACCCTCTTCGGCCGCAGAG GCACCGGGGAGGGAGGGTCGAGCTCCTCCCGCCTCTTCGTGGTCCGCAAGGACCAGGACATCTACATCCAGACCTTGCGGAAACTCTTCAACGAGTCGCACGGGATCTTCATCGGCCTCCAGCGGAGCGAGGAGGAGCTGGCGGGGAAGTCGAGGAAAGCACA ATTGGTTCAAGTGAGTAAAAACTACCGATCGGTGATAAGAGCCTGTATGGAAGACATGCACCAGGCAGCTA TTTTAACCCGGGACCCTGCCCTGCACAGCCAGTATAGTACTCAG gtttctATTCTCTCTGCAATGGAGCTGATCTGGAACTTGTGTGAGATTCTGTTTGTTGAAGCAGCTGCAG CTGGTCCCCTTCTGCTTCGCCTGCTTGACTGGGTTCGGCTTCATGTCTGTGATGTGGACAACATGGTCCATGAAGTTCTGAGCAGTGAAAATCCATCGAAACATGAGCTCTTCTGGAATGTG GTGGATGTCTTTGTGCTGCAAGGCCGAATGGATGAAGCACGGCACTTGCTCTCCAAGGAAGCCAGTGCCAATCCCACGTCGGTTAACATGTACAAAATCTTGGATGACTTGATGAAGAAGATGCCTGTGCCCAGT CTTGGCAACACCCAGACACTGACCGAGATCGAGCTGAAATGGCAGCACTGGCATGAAGAATGTCAGCGGTACCTACAGGATGGAACTTTTGCTTCCAATTCCCACATGGAGTCCATCTGCAAG ATCCTGCTGGGAGATGAGGATGCCATACTAGAGAAAAAGGATCTCATGACTACTTGGTACCACTTTCTGGTTACCCGACTCCTGTATTCTCATCCAACTGTGAAGCCAATGGAACTGCGGTTTTATGCACAG TCTAGTATGGACCTGTTCCTGGGTGGAGAAAGCAGCCCTGAGCCTCTAGACACGATTTTAATGGCAGCCTTTGAATTTGAGATGCATCAAGTGATCAAGGAATGCAG CATTGCCCTGAGCAACTGGTGGTTTGTGGCTCATCTGACTGACCTCCTGGACCACTGTAAACTCCTGCAATCTCACAATCTCTA ttttggtTCAAATATGCGTGAATTCCTTCTGCTAGAGTATGCCTCAGGACTTTTCTCCCATCACAg ccTGTGGCAGCTGGGGGTAGATTACTTTGATCACTGTCCAGAATACGGCAGGGTATATTTGGAGCTTCATATTGAACGGATACCCCTTAACACAGAACAGAAGGCCCTCAAAGTGCTGAGGatctgcgagcagagacagatgCATGAACAAG TTCGTAGCATCTGTAAAATCATGGCCATGAAAGCTCTGCGGAATAATCGCTTGGGCTCTGCCCTGTCGTGGAGCATCAGAGCTAAGGATGCCGCTTTTGCTACACTAATATCGGATCG ATTCCTTAAGGACTATTGCGAGAGTGGATGCTTCTCTGACTTAGACCTCATTGATAATTTGGGACCATCCATGCTGCTTAGTGACCGGCTAACATTTCTTG GGAAGTACCGAGAATTCCACCGGCTCTATGGGGAGAAGCGGTTTTCTGAAGCTGCCAAATTGCTTTTGATGTTGATGACGGCTCACATTGCTCCTTGCTCCTTCTGGATGACCCTGCTGACAGATGCCCTTCCCCTGCTGGAGCAGAAAGAG GTCATATTTTCAGCAGAGCAGACTTACGAGTTGATGCGATGCCTGGAAGACTTGACAGCAGGGAAGTCAGATAAGCAGAAATTCCAG GATGATGACGTCGAGACTATGAAAGTGGAAATGCTGAGACTTGCTCTTGCACGAAATCTTGCACGAGTCATCGTCAAAGAAGGCACGTTGGAAGGATCTTGA